In one window of Synechococcus sp. PCC 7335 DNA:
- a CDS encoding nucleotidyltransferase domain-containing protein — protein MQSQVEQIVQQATYWAVSQESILAAALVGSQARGTATAKSDIDLMFLARQPLHFRMSTDWLSKINWGDLYIESWEDKVYGVVWSRHVQLNASNPHRITVELSFGRLSWASITPLDTGTQQVVRDGCRILYDAEGHLSRLVRFVLSQYG, from the coding sequence ATGCAGAGTCAAGTAGAACAGATTGTTCAACAGGCAACCTATTGGGCAGTTAGTCAGGAGTCCATTCTAGCAGCAGCCTTAGTCGGTTCGCAGGCTCGTGGCACGGCAACTGCTAAGTCAGATATCGATCTAATGTTTTTAGCTAGACAGCCTCTACACTTCAGAATGAGCACAGACTGGCTAAGCAAGATTAACTGGGGCGATCTCTATATCGAGAGCTGGGAAGATAAGGTCTATGGTGTTGTGTGGTCGCGTCACGTACAACTAAACGCTAGTAACCCACATCGTATAACGGTCGAGCTAAGTTTCGGGCGACTAAGTTGGGCGTCTATCACACCCTTAGATACGGGCACTCAGCAAGTTGTTCGCGATGGTTGCCGTATCTTGTATGATGCCGAAGGACATCTGTCTCGGTTAGTGCGATTTGTGCTGAGCCAGTATGGATAG
- a CDS encoding BrnT family toxin, translating to MDVYFPLNGITFIWNDQKAAANPLKHDGITFPQAAEAFFDPVLVVVDASRNDEARDAVIALDKRWNLLFVVFVEREDDRIRIVSARKATRKERQYYEA from the coding sequence ATGGATGTGTACTTCCCGCTCAATGGCATTACCTTTATCTGGAATGACCAGAAGGCAGCTGCTAACCCACTCAAGCATGACGGCATTACTTTCCCTCAAGCCGCCGAAGCTTTCTTCGACCCTGTTCTAGTCGTTGTCGATGCTAGTCGTAACGATGAAGCTAGGGACGCTGTTATTGCTTTAGACAAGCGCTGGAACCTTTTATTCGTTGTGTTTGTAGAACGCGAGGACGATCGCATCCGGATTGTGTCCGCCCGCAAAGCGACTCGAAAGGAGCGCCAATACTATGAAGCCTGA
- a CDS encoding helix-turn-helix transcriptional regulator has translation MSRSPANTDVFAAVADPTRRSLLDHLQKGEQPVKQLAAPFDMSLPAISQHLSVLCKVGLVTQRREGRQRFYRLTPEPLKQISDWVIGYEHFWRDKLASLGEYLEEES, from the coding sequence ATGAGTAGATCGCCTGCTAATACAGATGTTTTTGCTGCGGTTGCAGATCCAACGAGGAGATCACTGCTTGACCACCTTCAAAAAGGTGAACAGCCAGTTAAGCAACTAGCAGCACCTTTTGATATGTCACTACCGGCTATCTCGCAGCATCTGAGTGTGCTATGTAAAGTCGGCCTAGTCACTCAGCGGAGAGAAGGACGACAGCGATTTTATCGATTAACTCCTGAGCCGCTTAAGCAGATTTCTGATTGGGTGATAGGCTACGAGCATTTTTGGCGAGACAAATTGGCAAGTCTAGGAGAATACTTGGAGGAAGAATCGTGA
- a CDS encoding ABC transporter ATP-binding protein, with protein MKVLTVQRLQKIYQRNHKTFEAVRSVSLSVSGGEIVAFLGPNGAGKTTTVKMIAGLISPDAGSVQLVGSNPFKNQKALRHIGAVLEGNRNLYWKLTPIENLEYFGILRGLSRTEALRRTNELLADFDLLDKRHTIVQNLSRGMQQKLAFAVALIHHPSVLLLDEPTLALDIEATQNIKKIIRQVAQKGCGILLTTHQLDIAEELADKVAIIDKGSVVAFSKTDELLHASSLRSYSIEFTGSLMEQTRSSLESIGTIVETESHLLQ; from the coding sequence ATGAAGGTACTCACAGTCCAAAGACTGCAAAAGATATACCAACGCAATCATAAAACGTTCGAGGCTGTTCGTTCGGTTTCTCTAAGTGTATCTGGGGGAGAGATAGTTGCATTCTTAGGCCCTAATGGAGCTGGAAAAACAACTACCGTAAAGATGATTGCGGGCCTAATTTCGCCTGATGCGGGGAGCGTACAACTCGTAGGCTCTAACCCCTTCAAAAACCAGAAGGCTCTGCGGCACATCGGAGCTGTTTTAGAAGGTAATCGAAACTTGTATTGGAAGCTAACGCCTATAGAGAACTTAGAGTACTTTGGAATTCTAAGAGGCTTATCGCGAACTGAAGCACTCCGACGTACAAACGAGCTTCTAGCAGACTTCGATCTCCTAGATAAGCGTCATACGATCGTTCAAAATCTATCGCGGGGAATGCAGCAGAAGCTTGCCTTTGCAGTCGCTCTAATTCATCATCCTTCCGTTCTACTCTTAGATGAACCTACACTTGCTTTGGATATAGAGGCAACGCAGAATATAAAAAAAATTATTAGGCAGGTCGCACAGAAAGGCTGTGGCATTCTTTTAACCACTCATCAGCTTGATATTGCAGAAGAGTTGGCAGACAAAGTTGCCATCATTGATAAAGGTAGTGTTGTTGCATTCTCAAAAACTGACGAACTACTACATGCCTCTTCTCTTAGGTCATACAGCATAGAGTTTACTGGAAGTCTCATGGAACAAACTAGAAGTAGTTTAGAGAGCATCGGGACGATTGTTGAAACAGAAAGTCACCTACTTCAGTAA
- a CDS encoding SRPBCC domain-containing protein, whose amino-acid sequence MTDLVLDESYPYPPEKVWQALTDSRALAAWLMDNDFKPCLGHRFQFVDSSSPGLKTVIDCEVIELESPKRLVYSWQVSGMSDPSIVTWTLTPIQEGTQVQLHHSGLLQNALIKVPSPVASSTQLKYSSEQPNGPLLSALSIAHPDKYAQPQAMTVGHVDFLETDLEMVWKQNLQERLSKVLVQL is encoded by the coding sequence ATGACTGACTTGGTGCTTGATGAAAGCTACCCCTACCCTCCAGAAAAAGTATGGCAGGCATTAACTGACTCTAGAGCATTAGCAGCATGGCTAATGGACAATGATTTTAAGCCTTGTTTAGGTCATCGCTTTCAGTTTGTAGACAGCTCATCACCAGGGTTAAAGACAGTAATCGATTGTGAGGTAATAGAGTTAGAGTCGCCGAAACGACTGGTGTACAGTTGGCAAGTTTCGGGAATGTCAGACCCCTCAATTGTGACCTGGACGCTAACCCCTATCCAAGAGGGGACCCAGGTGCAATTGCACCATAGCGGCCTACTACAAAACGCCTTGATAAAAGTGCCTTCCCCTGTGGCCTCATCTACTCAACTGAAATATTCATCAGAGCAACCCAATGGACCGCTCCTTTCAGCCTTATCTATTGCGCACCCTGACAAATACGCTCAGCCACAAGCTATGACAGTAGGCCACGTTGACTTTTTAGAGACAGATCTTGAAATGGTCTGGAAACAGAATCTACAAGAAAGGCTATCCAAAGTTCTTGTACAGCTTTAG
- a CDS encoding DUF3368 domain-containing protein yields the protein MIVVSDTSALSNLALVKHLWLLEVIYQTVIIPEAVASELAAASNPTVSETLQLDWIKVQALTQSQLANQLQQERGLDAGEAHAITLALELRADDLLIDERLGRQEAARLGLSIIGILGVLLVAKQRTLIPQVQSVTDSLIEEAGFRISPQLYQRVLTLAQEL from the coding sequence GTGATCGTTGTCAGCGATACCTCTGCGCTCTCTAATCTAGCCCTTGTTAAGCATCTCTGGCTGCTAGAAGTCATCTACCAAACCGTCATCATTCCTGAGGCTGTTGCTAGCGAACTCGCAGCAGCCAGCAACCCTACTGTTTCAGAGACTCTCCAACTGGACTGGATTAAGGTTCAAGCCCTTACTCAATCTCAGCTTGCTAATCAACTGCAACAGGAACGAGGACTAGATGCTGGAGAAGCCCATGCGATCACTCTGGCACTTGAGCTACGAGCTGACGATCTGCTGATTGACGAAAGGCTGGGACGACAAGAAGCTGCTCGACTTGGACTGTCTATCATTGGCATATTGGGTGTTCTACTGGTCGCGAAGCAAAGAACCCTCATTCCTCAAGTTCAGTCTGTGACGGATAGCTTGATCGAAGAAGCTGGGTTTCGTATCAGTCCTCAGCTATATCAACGCGTCTTGACGCTTGCTCAAGAACTTTAG
- a CDS encoding alpha/beta hydrolase: MSTETVTFEVDGVELVGDLHMPENTSAPVPAVAIIGPMTFERNQAPTRYAQALSQAGYAALAFDARYRGDSGGMPRQLENPFDKLEDMKAAVDFLRSRDDVDSDRVNILGICQGGSVALRAAQEHPNVHAVATITSQYRDLEGDKNWLGENYQHRVERGTEALKKYKETGEVDYVKAVDQTDMEVGMPGEFVWKWYQPWADRNEWANQYPVMSDKMLLDYSSIESAQKMDKPWLIIHGDNCFLPNAAKRHFEAIPEGVPKRLIWDDTPHLSYYDQDEPIRRASKEVSSWFKRSE; this comes from the coding sequence ATGAGCACCGAAACAGTTACTTTCGAGGTTGATGGCGTAGAACTCGTCGGTGACCTACACATGCCAGAGAACACTTCAGCGCCTGTCCCTGCTGTAGCCATCATCGGCCCCATGACCTTTGAACGTAATCAAGCGCCTACTCGATATGCGCAAGCACTATCTCAAGCCGGCTACGCTGCGCTAGCATTTGACGCTCGCTACAGAGGCGATAGTGGGGGAATGCCTAGACAGCTAGAAAACCCGTTTGACAAGCTCGAAGATATGAAAGCAGCTGTTGACTTTCTAAGAAGTAGAGATGATGTTGATAGCGATCGCGTGAATATTCTCGGCATCTGTCAAGGTGGTTCTGTGGCGCTGCGAGCGGCCCAGGAGCATCCCAACGTTCACGCAGTTGCAACTATTACCAGTCAGTACCGCGATCTAGAAGGTGATAAGAACTGGCTAGGTGAGAACTACCAACATCGCGTAGAACGTGGGACTGAAGCTTTGAAGAAGTACAAAGAGACAGGAGAGGTCGATTACGTCAAAGCCGTAGATCAAACTGATATGGAAGTTGGAATGCCAGGTGAGTTTGTCTGGAAGTGGTATCAGCCCTGGGCAGACCGCAACGAGTGGGCAAACCAGTACCCAGTTATGAGCGACAAGATGCTGCTGGACTACAGCTCGATAGAATCTGCGCAGAAGATGGACAAGCCGTGGTTGATAATCCACGGTGATAACTGCTTTCTACCTAATGCTGCTAAGCGTCACTTCGAGGCTATTCCAGAAGGCGTTCCAAAGAGGCTAATCTGGGATGATACACCTCACCTTTCCTACTACGATCAGGATGAACCTATTAGGCGGGCATCTAAGGAAGTTTCTAGCTGGTTTAAGCGAAGCGAATAG
- a CDS encoding AraC family transcriptional regulator codes for MVQNFVYNGMLDWYRYSPIPVQQANEEQIDRSVQMNNYQDRYPSSPMLRSTDIIQTRAREVISLEYFEIEAGQMPPLVYSTHHILINLKESPIRVENWRDKEYRDFQFSHHEIVITPAGMKSGWHWHGLANTIVITIDPTSLKRFSELELCTVLSEQQLQSIPQQKDTDLAQTAVTLLNAMRTRRVGYEVMYEALSRVFLVKLIQVYGERRADVLGVSSAFTAQHYHQFLKYVENHYRENIKVADVASYVGMSDAHFSREFKKTVGQSPYQFIMVFRVERAQELLSRVDKPIAEVAAECGFYDQPHFTKTFQKLLGCSPTEFRKQYFCTELS; via the coding sequence ATGGTTCAGAACTTTGTCTACAACGGAATGCTGGACTGGTATCGATACTCACCGATACCAGTCCAGCAAGCCAATGAAGAACAAATAGATAGAAGCGTTCAGATGAATAACTATCAGGATAGGTATCCTTCTTCGCCCATGCTGCGGAGTACAGACATCATCCAAACCAGAGCTAGAGAAGTCATCAGCCTAGAGTACTTCGAGATCGAAGCAGGCCAGATGCCTCCTTTGGTGTATAGCACTCATCACATCTTGATCAACTTGAAGGAGTCGCCTATCAGGGTTGAGAACTGGCGAGATAAAGAGTATCGAGATTTTCAATTTTCGCATCATGAGATAGTCATTACACCGGCTGGCATGAAGTCAGGCTGGCACTGGCACGGGCTAGCCAACACAATCGTCATCACCATAGACCCTACTTCGCTCAAACGGTTCAGCGAACTTGAACTATGTACGGTTCTGAGCGAACAGCAGCTCCAAAGCATCCCGCAGCAGAAAGATACTGACCTGGCTCAAACAGCAGTCACCCTACTGAATGCTATGAGAACTCGCCGAGTAGGTTACGAAGTTATGTACGAAGCACTATCGCGGGTGTTTCTAGTCAAGCTTATTCAGGTATATGGCGAACGTAGAGCTGATGTCCTCGGAGTGAGTAGCGCTTTCACAGCACAGCACTACCATCAATTCCTCAAGTATGTAGAAAACCACTATAGAGAAAACATCAAAGTTGCTGACGTGGCCTCTTACGTTGGTATGAGTGACGCACACTTCTCACGAGAGTTCAAGAAGACAGTTGGCCAGTCGCCTTATCAGTTCATCATGGTCTTTAGAGTTGAACGGGCACAAGAACTGCTTTCTCGAGTGGACAAGCCTATCGCTGAAGTTGCAGCAGAATGTGGTTTTTACGACCAGCCGCACTTCACTAAGACATTTCAAAAGCTGTTGGGGTGCTCACCCACAGAGTTTCGCAAACAGTACTTCTGCACAGAGCTTTCGTAG
- a CDS encoding ABC transporter permease — MAGPSIQFGERLEEVIVGYVLWSLVGFIIVDLVGQLQYEAQTGTLEQLFLSQFGFKQVLLLRALANLTLRLIITLVIFLCILLITGASLTISAAILLPLTSVLMGAYGLAFAIGSLVLLIKRADQVVSIFLFAVLFLMTATTETWLGWLQLIRWLLPMTGGAGLMRDLMSRELTIGVGQFCLSALNGFAYLMIGLLIFDLAEQIAKKSGRLGEY; from the coding sequence ATGGCTGGCCCAAGTATACAGTTTGGGGAGCGTCTCGAAGAAGTCATCGTAGGATACGTGCTATGGAGCTTAGTAGGCTTCATAATCGTTGACTTGGTTGGTCAGCTACAGTATGAAGCTCAGACAGGCACCTTGGAACAATTGTTCCTGTCTCAGTTTGGCTTCAAACAGGTCCTACTGTTACGAGCTCTCGCTAACCTGACGTTACGTTTGATAATTACCCTCGTCATATTCCTATGTATTCTTCTCATCACAGGAGCGTCTTTAACAATATCAGCAGCAATTCTCCTACCACTAACATCCGTGTTGATGGGAGCTTACGGCCTAGCTTTTGCTATAGGCTCTCTAGTTCTATTAATCAAACGCGCTGACCAGGTAGTCTCCATTTTCTTGTTTGCCGTTCTGTTTCTTATGACAGCGACGACTGAGACATGGCTCGGTTGGCTACAGTTAATCAGATGGCTCTTACCGATGACGGGTGGCGCAGGATTGATGCGTGATTTGATGAGCAGAGAGCTAACTATAGGCGTAGGTCAGTTTTGTTTGTCTGCATTGAATGGGTTTGCGTATTTGATGATAGGGCTGCTGATTTTCGACCTAGCTGAGCAGATAGCCAAAAAGAGTGGCAGGCTAGGAGAATATTAA